In the Muricauda sp. MAR_2010_75 genome, one interval contains:
- a CDS encoding DUF2911 domain-containing protein — translation MKKLVLFMFVALLSISLEAQIQTPAPSPFSVLKQTVGLTEVTVEYSRPSMKGRTIFGDLVPYDAIWRTGANMNTTITFSDDVKVEGKDLKAGKYAIYTRPNEAVWEVIFYTDTDNGGLPQEWDASKVAATVKVEVYPMPMPIETFTITIDDMHNNGATLGLMWEKVYVGVKFVVPTVAKATASIEAAMSGSDISANDYFAAAQYYYQEGMNMGKAKEWIDKAVSMNDKAFWMTRLQSLIYAKSGDTQGAIEAAKKSLVEAQAAGNMDYVKMNKESLKEWEGQ, via the coding sequence CATTTCGTTGGAAGCACAGATTCAAACACCTGCACCCAGTCCATTTTCCGTATTGAAACAGACGGTTGGACTGACAGAAGTTACCGTAGAATATTCCAGACCTTCCATGAAAGGGCGAACTATTTTTGGGGATTTGGTTCCTTATGATGCCATTTGGAGAACAGGGGCCAATATGAATACAACCATTACGTTTAGCGACGATGTAAAGGTGGAGGGCAAAGACCTTAAAGCTGGAAAGTATGCCATCTATACCCGTCCCAATGAAGCAGTTTGGGAGGTTATTTTCTATACAGATACTGATAATGGTGGATTACCACAAGAATGGGATGCTTCTAAAGTAGCAGCCACTGTAAAAGTAGAAGTATACCCAATGCCAATGCCCATTGAAACTTTCACCATTACCATTGATGACATGCACAACAATGGGGCTACTTTAGGATTGATGTGGGAAAAAGTCTATGTAGGAGTAAAATTTGTTGTCCCTACTGTTGCCAAGGCCACCGCTAGTATCGAAGCTGCTATGTCAGGGTCTGATATTTCAGCTAATGACTATTTTGCCGCTGCCCAATATTATTACCAAGAAGGAATGAACATGGGCAAAGCCAAGGAATGGATAGACAAAGCGGTTTCCATGAATGATAAAGCATTTTGGATGACACGTCTACAATCCTTGATCTATGCAAAATCTGGAGATACCCAAGGAGCCATTGAAGCTGCTAAAAAATCATTGGTAGAAGCCCAGGCTGCTGGTAATATGGATTATGTGAAAATGAACAAAGAATCCTTAAAGGAATGGGAGGGACAATAA